The genomic region GAGACCGCGGACACCAGCGGCCAGGCAGCCAGCGCCACCGGCCCGGCCACCACCAGCACCGCCGCTGTGGCGGCGACCATGCGTTGCGCGGCGCCGAGAGGAGCGGCCGGCCGCAGCAGCCGGCCCACACGGAGCACGCCGGCACCCTGCGCGGCGGCCAGCGCCGGGGCAGGGGCGCGCATGCCGGCGAGGGTCACCAGGGCGGAGGCGACCTCCACCCGGTTCACCTGCCGGGCGGCGGCGTCGTCGGCCAGCAGCTCGACCAGCCGCTCGATCTCCGCCCGGCTCCGGGAGAAGAGGGGCACTCCGGGGAAGGCCCGGTCCAGGATCCGGGCGGTGCCCACGGCCAGGTGGTGGCGACCGCGCAGATGGGCTCGCTCGTGGGCCAACACGGCGGCGAGCTCGTCGGCGGAGAGCGCGTGGAGGGCCGCGGTGGTCACCACGACCGTACGGAGCCGTCCGGGCAGGCAGAAGGCGGCCGCGTGGTCGGACTCCAGCAGCACTGCTCCGAGCGACTGCTCGGGGCGAGCACCAACCAGGATCGTCGCGCGCAGCCGGCGCCGCTCCCGCTGGTCGCGCAGGCGAGTGCGGACGGCGACCCAGCCCAGGCGTAGGAGCACCCCGCCCGACAGCAGGACGCCGGCGAGCACGGCGGCCAGTTGCCCGGGCGAGCCGTAGACGGCGGCGATGGTCGCCGCGCAGGCGTCGAGGATCGATGCCAGGCCGTCGGCCACCGCACCGGCCGGCACCAGCAGCGCCAGGCCCGCGAGCACCACGGACACGAGCACGCCGGCAGACACCGCCTGCCAGGCGGCGACCGCCAGCCGCGGCGAGCGATCGGCCCAGCCGCCGATCGCCCGCGGAGCCAGCACCACCAGCGCCGCGGCGAAGGTCAGCAGCGCGACGGTGGTGGTCACGACCTCTGCGCCTGCCGGG from Blastococcus colisei harbors:
- a CDS encoding M56 family metallopeptidase, with amino-acid sequence MTTTVALLTFAAALVVLAPRAIGGWADRSPRLAVAAWQAVSAGVLVSVVLAGLALLVPAGAVADGLASILDACAATIAAVYGSPGQLAAVLAGVLLSGGVLLRLGWVAVRTRLRDQRERRRLRATILVGARPEQSLGAVLLESDHAAAFCLPGRLRTVVVTTAALHALSADELAAVLAHERAHLRGRHHLAVGTARILDRAFPGVPLFSRSRAEIERLVELLADDAAARQVNRVEVASALVTLAGMRAPAPALAAAQGAGVLRVGRLLRPAAPLGAAQRMVAATAAVLVVAGPVALAAWPLVSAVSSGLCVLPGADWS